The Microbulbifer sp. YPW1 genome contains a region encoding:
- a CDS encoding alpha/beta hydrolase, whose translation MAGLFSFGALAEPGPAEATATASETCYADGWSESLRCYRVPVGADSAGDQVTLSVLVAPAVNGGQHEPLYLLAGGPGQAASDLVRLLNPLRKLNRGRDIVMVDRRGGGRSDAFDCGFGAETPNNIELMTAQLAACYINAGERPLSINSRQTVEDLESVRRALGHERISLWGGSWGTRTALLYQQWYPDSLQSLVLDGVAPIDTKVFLAASAAESALQELEQACSEDPVCAGFGDWRNQLDNLLANWSDAQASSFPDPFTGRPSEEPVETWMLAGAVRTALYDPAAAAQLPYAVSEASRGNYAPLSGILGLFADMEGAMSLGLTYSVACAEEMNRVDAADIARDAEGTFIGDMFIRIFVEGCKVWPVPPRPYDAPEPRDHPVLLISGTADPITPPEYADEQLAYLPNQQHLVVQGGGHINSPRGCVPDLILQFLDQPGTPLDDGCLADIRRPPFAAGAFGPALMPEQSIPEAESMLAQEDSAGGADESSAEHPEPLEQRETPTEEVAGGDQP comes from the coding sequence TTGGCGGGACTGTTCAGTTTTGGCGCGCTGGCCGAGCCGGGGCCGGCGGAAGCGACTGCCACCGCCAGCGAAACCTGTTATGCAGACGGCTGGTCAGAGTCGCTGCGCTGTTATCGGGTCCCGGTGGGCGCGGACAGCGCGGGTGACCAGGTAACGCTGTCGGTGCTGGTGGCGCCGGCGGTAAACGGCGGCCAGCATGAGCCGCTGTATCTGCTCGCGGGTGGCCCGGGGCAGGCCGCCAGTGACCTGGTGCGGCTGCTGAATCCGCTGCGCAAACTGAATCGCGGGCGCGATATCGTGATGGTGGATCGCCGAGGGGGAGGGCGTTCCGACGCCTTCGATTGCGGCTTCGGTGCCGAGACTCCGAACAATATCGAACTCATGACGGCCCAGCTGGCCGCCTGCTATATCAATGCCGGCGAGCGCCCCCTGAGCATCAACAGCCGTCAGACCGTGGAAGACCTGGAGTCGGTGCGTCGGGCGCTGGGACATGAGCGTATTTCCCTGTGGGGCGGCTCCTGGGGTACCCGCACCGCGCTGCTTTACCAGCAGTGGTATCCGGATTCCCTGCAGAGCCTGGTGCTGGACGGTGTTGCCCCCATTGATACCAAGGTGTTTCTGGCCGCGTCTGCGGCGGAGTCCGCATTGCAGGAACTGGAACAGGCGTGCAGTGAAGACCCCGTATGTGCGGGATTTGGAGACTGGCGCAATCAGCTGGATAACCTGCTGGCGAACTGGAGCGATGCCCAGGCGAGCAGCTTCCCGGATCCGTTTACCGGGCGTCCTTCCGAAGAACCGGTGGAAACCTGGATGCTGGCCGGCGCCGTGCGCACCGCGCTGTACGATCCCGCCGCTGCGGCACAGCTGCCGTACGCGGTGAGCGAAGCCAGTCGCGGCAACTATGCGCCGCTGTCTGGCATCCTCGGGCTGTTTGCGGATATGGAAGGGGCCATGTCCCTGGGACTTACCTATTCCGTGGCCTGTGCCGAGGAGATGAACCGAGTAGACGCGGCGGATATTGCCCGCGACGCCGAAGGCACTTTTATCGGCGATATGTTTATCCGCATCTTTGTGGAGGGCTGCAAGGTCTGGCCAGTACCGCCCCGCCCCTACGATGCGCCGGAGCCCCGCGATCATCCGGTATTGCTGATTTCCGGCACCGCCGATCCCATTACCCCGCCCGAGTATGCGGACGAGCAGCTCGCTTATCTGCCCAACCAGCAGCACCTGGTGGTGCAGGGCGGGGGACATATCAATTCGCCGCGAGGATGTGTGCCGGACCTGATCCTGCAGTTCCTGGATCAGCCAGGTACGCCACTGGACGACGGCTGCCTCGCAGATATCCGCCGACCGCCGTTTGCGGCCGGTGCGTTCGGGCCCGCACTGATGCCTGAACAGTCGATTCCGGAAGCGGAATCAATGCTCGCGCAAGAAGATTCTGCCGGAGGCGCGGACGAGAGTTCAGCGGAGCATCCGGAACCGCTGGAGCAACGGGAAACTCCCACGGAAGAAGTCGCAGGAGGTGACCAGCCATGA